ATTTTCCATCAGGCAAATGATAAAGATTTGAAAACATATCCTGATTTAAGAAAAACGGTTTCAAAACTTATAAAAACAAAAAATTCCGAAAAAAACTCTGAAGTAAACCCCGTTAGAGACAACGGGCGTTTCGCGAATAGAGATGGAGGCATTATACCTCCATCTAACAGCATGATTTCAATCCGCAGACAGGAGCCGTTGGCATTCTCTAACGGGGTAAAGCTTGTGGACTATAGCAAATCGGGAGATGATTTAATTGCCGCGGCGTTAATTCACACTTCATCAGATCTTTCTTTTGATAAATGTCTTTCCGCCGCACGTAAACTCCCAAAAAAAGCGAAAGAAAACATATTCAAATCAGCTTTTTATAACCTTCAATTTTACGATTCTGTACTGCGAGAATTTGAATACGCAAATCTAACCTACAACATAATTCTTTCATCCGCCTGTTTCGGCCAGCTTAAGCGCCACAGAATGGCAACAATAACAGCTCAGCAGTATGATACTTCTCTTGGCATAACCGTCCCGGATTCAATAAAAGAAACCGGGCTTGAGAAACATTTTAGAGAAATTATTTCCAAAACAGAAGTTGTTTACCAGAAATTAAGAAAGATTTCACCAATAATAGTTCCTTATATACTTACTAATTCGCATAGAAAACGGGTGCTTTGCCGGCTTAATGCAAGGGAATTGTACCATCTTTCCCGACTGAGGGAAGATACTCACGCCCAATGGGATATACAAAATATTGCCCGTTCAATGAGCCAGCAGGCAAAAAAAGTTATGCCGCTAACATTTATGATGGTCTGCGGCAAAGACAAATACAAAGAAGTTTACAAAAATATTTTTGGCAAACTGCCAAAAGTCGTAAAAGCAGAACTGCCCGGAGCAAGGAAAATTAAGTAAGTTCTTTGCATCTAAAATTAT
The DNA window shown above is from Elusimicrobiota bacterium and carries:
- a CDS encoding FAD-dependent thymidylate synthase, whose translation is MKVHLAGYNVDTEVLNELQNITGKRSELTPEVISAAYARISRDPRSIEEIRKDARQEVERSRKSNQTIIFKMGHHSVAEHAVFNLDVVGISRYAMEELEKFRLSSFTEKSQRYITLNKDFVIPQEVIGTALEKDFVEIIEIQNKAYSEYFEKLKEYVFKKHFELAQDPKNHNLLEGWAKEDARYITALATESQAGLTVNARNLELMLRRFASNPLEEVRSMGRAIYEQIVEVAPSIVIFHQANDKDLKTYPDLRKTVSKLIKTKNSEKNSEVNPVRDNGRFANRDGGIIPPSNSMISIRRQEPLAFSNGVKLVDYSKSGDDLIAAALIHTSSDLSFDKCLSAARKLPKKAKENIFKSAFYNLQFYDSVLREFEYANLTYNIILSSACFGQLKRHRMATITAQQYDTSLGITVPDSIKETGLEKHFREIISKTEVVYQKLRKISPIIVPYILTNSHRKRVLCRLNARELYHLSRLREDTHAQWDIQNIARSMSQQAKKVMPLTFMMVCGKDKYKEVYKNIFGKLPKVVKAELPGARKIK